The Celeribacter marinus genome window below encodes:
- the cbiB gene encoding adenosylcobinamide-phosphate synthase CbiB — MTTALALALAMVIDALLGEPKWLWSRLPHPAVLMGRMISAGDRRMNRGSARLIAGGLLVVGLVLMMGGLGWVLSHIPFVEIILGAILLAQRSLVDHVRAVAVGLGDTVAAGRFAVAQIVGRDTADMDAPAIARAAIESGAENFSDGIIAPAFWFLIGGLPGILIYKVVNTADSMIGYRTDKYEVFGKAAARLDDVLNWVPARISALLIAIAGGRIDLGGIVRDAKLHRSPNAGWPEAAMSRALGVSLSGPRSYEGTMTSFPWVNSEGRRDASAADIDTACRMLWRAWGVTLAIVIALAFA, encoded by the coding sequence TTGACGACAGCTTTGGCATTGGCTCTTGCGATGGTGATCGACGCACTTTTGGGCGAACCAAAATGGCTCTGGTCGCGCCTCCCCCATCCCGCCGTCTTGATGGGTCGCATGATATCCGCGGGCGATCGCCGCATGAACCGTGGCTCCGCGCGCCTTATTGCGGGTGGTCTACTTGTTGTTGGGTTGGTTCTGATGATGGGCGGCTTGGGCTGGGTGCTGTCCCATATCCCCTTTGTCGAAATTATCCTTGGTGCGATCTTGTTGGCGCAACGCTCGCTTGTCGATCATGTGCGGGCGGTGGCGGTGGGGCTTGGCGATACTGTTGCGGCGGGAAGGTTTGCCGTGGCGCAAATCGTTGGACGTGATACCGCCGACATGGACGCCCCCGCAATTGCGCGCGCCGCCATTGAGTCAGGGGCCGAGAATTTTTCAGATGGGATTATCGCACCCGCATTTTGGTTTTTGATTGGCGGCTTGCCAGGTATTTTGATCTACAAAGTGGTGAACACCGCCGACAGTATGATCGGCTACCGCACCGATAAATACGAGGTCTTTGGCAAAGCTGCGGCACGATTGGACGATGTGCTCAATTGGGTGCCCGCGCGCATATCCGCGCTGTTGATCGCAATTGCAGGCGGACGCATTGATTTGGGCGGCATTGTCCGCGATGCAAAGCTACACCGCTCACCCAATGCAGGATGGCCGGAGGCCGCAATGTCACGCGCCCTTGGCGTTTCTTTGTCTGGGCCGCGCTCGTATGAGGGCACGATGACGTCATTTCCATGGGTCAACTCAGAGGGCCGCCGTGATGCGAGCGCCGCAGATATCGATACCGCGTGCCGCATGCTTTGGCGCGCATGGGGGGTCACCCTCGCGATTGTGATCGCTCTTGCATTTGCCTAG
- the cobW gene encoding cobalamin biosynthesis protein CobW: MAAKIPATVVTGFLGAGKTTLIRHMLANANGKRIALIINEFGDLGVDGDILKGCGDETCTEDDIMELSNGCICCTVADDFIPTMQKLLARENKPDHIVIETSGLALPQPLVRAFNWPEISTKVTVDGVITVVDGKAVDEGVFAHNVAAVDAQRKLDENLDHETPLSELFEDQIACADMIVVNKADLLGEAQADALVAKLKAEARGGVQVVRASHGALPVDVLLGQGIGSEADMTGRDEVHHGHHHHDDDHDHDHDHDGDHHDHDHDDFESFVVSRDEVSDPKAFAAQVSDVIRAHGILRLKGFVAVTGKPMRLTVQAVGPRVDHYFDQPFGANPRETRLVVIGQAGLDRAAIEAALQA; this comes from the coding sequence ATGGCTGCCAAAATTCCTGCTACCGTCGTTACCGGTTTTCTGGGCGCGGGCAAAACCACCCTCATCCGTCACATGCTTGCCAATGCAAACGGCAAGCGCATTGCCCTGATCATCAACGAGTTTGGTGATCTGGGTGTGGACGGTGATATCCTAAAGGGCTGCGGAGACGAGACCTGCACCGAGGACGACATCATGGAGCTGTCGAACGGCTGTATCTGTTGCACCGTGGCCGATGATTTCATCCCAACCATGCAAAAGCTGTTGGCGCGTGAGAACAAGCCTGATCATATCGTGATCGAGACCTCTGGTCTGGCGCTGCCGCAACCACTTGTCCGCGCGTTTAACTGGCCCGAGATCTCCACCAAAGTTACCGTTGACGGCGTGATTACCGTGGTCGATGGCAAGGCCGTGGACGAGGGCGTGTTCGCCCATAACGTGGCCGCCGTGGATGCCCAACGCAAGTTGGACGAGAACCTTGACCATGAGACACCGCTGTCGGAATTGTTCGAGGATCAGATCGCCTGCGCCGACATGATTGTCGTGAACAAGGCCGATCTGTTGGGCGAGGCACAGGCAGACGCGCTTGTCGCCAAGCTCAAGGCGGAGGCCCGTGGCGGCGTTCAGGTTGTGCGCGCATCGCATGGCGCGTTGCCCGTGGATGTGTTGCTTGGTCAAGGGATCGGGTCGGAGGCCGACATGACGGGGCGCGACGAGGTGCATCACGGCCACCACCATCACGACGATGATCACGACCATGACCATGACCATGACGGGGATCACCACGATCATGATCACGACGATTTCGAGAGCTTTGTGGTCAGCCGCGATGAGGTCAGCGATCCCAAGGCCTTTGCCGCGCAGGTGTCTGATGTGATCCGCGCCCACGGTATTTTGCGCCTCAAGGGGTTCGTGGCCGTTACGGGCAAGCCGATGCGCCTGACGGTTCAGGCCGTTGGCCCGCGCGTCGATCATTATTTTGACCAACCGTTCGGGGCCAACCCGCGCGAAACACGTCTGGTTGTGATCGGTCAGGCCGGTTTGGACCGCGCCGCAATCGAGGCGGCGTTGCAAGCATGA
- a CDS encoding lytic murein transglycosylase, with protein sequence MRHFALAALLGLTLIQPAHANIACGGDFASFVQGMKAEAVAQGHDASTVDAFFTSAQYSPAVIKADRAQGVFKKSFVDFSRAVISQNRMDNGRHYGGKYASVFDRVERDYGVSRGVLLAFWALETDYGQVQGNFNTLNALMTLSHDCRRPELFQPQVFAALELFTHGDFDPALTVGAWAGEIGMVQMLPADILENGVDGDGDGHVLLKTSAPDALMSGGKMLHALGWRAGEPWLQEITVPRDLDWSQTGLETKLTVDQWADMGVTARAGSLGAGGLPASVVLPMGRNGPAFLAYPNFDVYFEWNQSFVYVTTAAYFATRLEGAPVFDAGNPDQGLNDDQMKQLQTKLQSRGYDVGDIDGILGARTRSAVRTEQARLGLPADAWPTAALLSKL encoded by the coding sequence ATGCGCCATTTTGCACTTGCGGCCCTCCTCGGCCTGACACTGATCCAACCCGCCCATGCCAACATCGCGTGCGGTGGAGATTTCGCATCTTTCGTGCAAGGCATGAAAGCCGAAGCCGTAGCCCAAGGGCATGATGCATCCACCGTGGATGCGTTTTTTACATCAGCGCAATACAGCCCCGCCGTGATCAAGGCCGACCGTGCACAAGGCGTGTTCAAGAAATCCTTTGTCGATTTTTCGCGGGCGGTGATTAGCCAGAACCGCATGGACAACGGTCGGCACTATGGCGGAAAATACGCCTCCGTGTTTGATCGGGTTGAACGCGACTACGGGGTGTCGCGCGGCGTGCTTTTGGCGTTTTGGGCGTTGGAAACCGACTATGGTCAGGTGCAGGGCAACTTTAACACGCTCAATGCGTTGATGACCCTGAGCCATGATTGTCGTCGCCCCGAATTGTTCCAGCCACAGGTGTTTGCAGCCCTCGAGTTGTTCACGCATGGCGATTTTGATCCCGCGTTGACCGTTGGCGCATGGGCGGGCGAAATCGGTATGGTCCAGATGCTCCCCGCAGACATTTTGGAGAACGGTGTTGACGGCGATGGGGACGGACATGTGTTGCTTAAAACCTCCGCCCCTGACGCATTGATGTCGGGCGGAAAAATGCTGCACGCGTTGGGGTGGCGCGCGGGGGAGCCGTGGTTGCAAGAGATCACGGTGCCGCGCGATCTGGATTGGTCACAGACAGGCCTTGAGACCAAGTTGACGGTGGATCAGTGGGCGGACATGGGCGTGACGGCGCGGGCGGGGTCGCTCGGCGCGGGCGGCCTGCCTGCCTCGGTGGTTTTGCCGATGGGGCGCAATGGTCCTGCGTTTTTGGCCTACCCAAATTTTGACGTTTATTTCGAGTGGAATCAAAGCTTTGTCTATGTGACCACCGCCGCGTATTTCGCAACCCGCCTTGAGGGTGCGCCCGTTTTTGATGCGGGCAATCCCGACCAAGGGTTGAACGATGACCAGATGAAACAGCTACAAACCAAGCTGCAATCGCGCGGCTATGATGTGGGTGATATCGACGGTATTTTGGGGGCGCGCACCCGCTCGGCTGTGCGCACGGAACAGGCGCGTTTGGGACTGCCTGCGGACGCATGGCCCACGGCGGCGCTACTCTCAAAATTGTAA
- a CDS encoding threonine-phosphate decarboxylase, whose translation MSKHRDHGGGLDAAVARHGGEKSDWIDLSTGINPVPYPIGDIAPNAWAALPDAAAQDGLIQAARAFWDVPHEAAILASPGASSLIARLPALWPKGRAAIETPTYNEHAGAFDTHGWDVVTHAPEKGVTVQVVVHPNNPDGRVWDADAFTAPFTIIDESFCDIAPEQSHIARTRRDDTIVLKSFGKFWGLAGLRLGFAIGAPDLIDRLASLVGPWAVSGPALSIGRTALMDAAWTEATRARLAQDAARMDGLFSAKGATLVGGTTLFRLYEVDDARAWQTRLAQGRVWSRIFPYSERWIRIGLPAPDGWDQLEAAL comes from the coding sequence ATGAGCAAACACCGCGATCACGGGGGAGGTCTAGACGCCGCCGTGGCGCGGCATGGTGGCGAAAAATCGGACTGGATTGACCTGTCCACAGGCATAAATCCTGTGCCTTATCCCATTGGGGATATCGCCCCGAATGCGTGGGCCGCCCTTCCTGATGCGGCGGCACAAGACGGATTGATACAGGCTGCACGAGCGTTTTGGGATGTCCCGCACGAGGCCGCGATACTGGCCTCCCCCGGAGCATCAAGCCTGATTGCGCGCCTGCCAGCGTTGTGGCCCAAAGGTCGCGCAGCCATTGAGACCCCGACTTATAATGAACACGCGGGCGCGTTCGATACGCATGGTTGGGATGTTGTGACGCACGCCCCCGAGAAAGGCGTCACGGTTCAAGTCGTCGTTCATCCCAATAATCCAGACGGGCGCGTCTGGGATGCGGACGCGTTCACCGCGCCGTTCACGATTATTGACGAAAGCTTTTGCGATATCGCACCTGAGCAAAGCCATATTGCGCGAACACGCCGCGACGATACCATTGTGCTCAAAAGCTTTGGCAAGTTCTGGGGCCTTGCGGGGTTGCGATTGGGGTTTGCGATTGGCGCCCCTGATTTGATTGATCGTCTCGCGTCCTTGGTCGGGCCGTGGGCCGTATCTGGTCCTGCGCTGTCAATCGGTCGTACCGCGCTCATGGATGCCGCGTGGACCGAGGCGACACGCGCGCGTTTGGCGCAAGACGCCGCGCGGATGGATGGACTATTTAGCGCCAAAGGGGCCACGCTTGTCGGTGGGACCACGTTGTTTCGCCTGTATGAGGTGGACGATGCGCGCGCGTGGCAAACACGCCTCGCACAGGGGCGCGTCTGGTCGCGGATATTCCCGTATTCAGAGCGTTGGATTCGCATCGGTCTACCCGCACCTGATGGATGGGATCAATTGGAGGCGGCCCTTTGA
- the smc gene encoding chromosome segregation protein SMC, whose protein sequence is MRFTRLRLNGFKSFVDPTDLVIADGLTGVVGPNGCGKSNLLEALRWVMGENRPKAMRGGGMEDVIFAGASSRPARNFAEVALMIDNSERLAPSGFNESDSVEIIRRITRDAGSAYKVNSKDVRARDVSMLFADASTGAHSPALVRQGQISELINAKPKNRRRILEEAAGISGLYQRRHEAELKLKGAETNLARVDDVIEQMAAQLASLARQARQAARYREIGAELRHAEGLLFYRRWRDADLARAEADDLLRARLKQAAEAERLAREATKQRETREAALPPLREEEAIAGAILQRLTVERDQLTEEETRAKDMIETLSRRIDQLVADMAREEQLNKDAGETIDRLEWEQRELQKASEGHGPRLERAALAATEANEILQDRETQLSEMTEDVARLAARHQSANRLVEDNRKTLDRGRGEADRARAAVEDAKATQLRAAAALIDATAAQEAATRRAAETEAALIAADDARTETHTRESLARSARSEAEGEVNALKAEVAALAKMLDRDQIAGTQVLDLIKVKSGYEKALGAALADELRQPAIEAYQASGWVTLPDYPDEQDLPMGVEPLHDYVDAPAVLSRRIGQVGLVKAEDGARLQSDLEPGQRLVSVEGDMWRWDGYRAGAEDAPSAAALRLQQLNRLEVLKQELVTEEAKAAGAIQAHEHLKAELTRLTEVDKAARDARRDADRALSDVARALSRAENEKSLAEGKVENLGLAVSRHDEEARAAQTRLDEAQGALSQLPDLQSARDTIEEIKLTVEAARITMMSKRSSHDEMRREGEARTRRSQEVIKELSGWRHRLETAEKRISELNDRKEASETELHDAGAQPAEIARRRDALMSKIDEAETRRKASADALALAETTLRDGVNAEREAERVASDAREARAAAEARRDAARETVEAAVERIREELETTPDALLQELAVDPDKIPSHDAIEVDVNRLKRLRDSLGAVNLRAEEDSEEVRVEHDTLVTEKQDLEEAIKTLRSGISALNKEGRERLLTAFEQVNESFGNLFKHLFGGGEAKLALVESDDPLDAGLEILCQPPGKKLSTLSLLSGGEQTLTALALIFAVFLANPAPICVLDEVDAPLDDANVTRFCDMLDEMTRQTDTRFLIITHHAVTMARMDRLYGVTMQEQGVSQLVSVDLKKAEQMVA, encoded by the coding sequence TTGCGCTTTACCCGCCTGCGATTGAATGGCTTCAAAAGCTTTGTTGACCCGACCGATCTTGTGATCGCGGACGGGCTCACAGGTGTGGTCGGTCCCAATGGCTGTGGCAAATCCAACCTCTTAGAGGCGTTGCGCTGGGTCATGGGCGAAAATCGTCCCAAGGCGATGCGCGGCGGTGGTATGGAGGACGTGATCTTTGCGGGGGCCTCGTCGCGCCCCGCCCGCAACTTTGCCGAAGTGGCATTGATGATCGACAATTCCGAACGCCTCGCGCCCTCGGGGTTCAACGAAAGCGATAGCGTCGAAATCATCCGCCGTATCACCCGTGACGCGGGTTCGGCCTATAAAGTGAATTCCAAAGATGTCCGTGCCCGTGATGTCTCGATGTTGTTCGCCGATGCCTCCACGGGGGCACATTCGCCCGCCCTTGTCCGTCAGGGGCAGATCTCCGAACTGATCAACGCCAAGCCGAAAAACCGCCGCCGCATCCTTGAGGAAGCCGCAGGGATTTCGGGCCTGTATCAACGCCGCCACGAGGCCGAGTTGAAACTCAAAGGCGCGGAAACCAACCTTGCTCGTGTCGATGACGTGATTGAGCAAATGGCAGCGCAACTTGCATCCCTCGCCCGCCAAGCCCGCCAAGCCGCGCGGTATCGCGAAATTGGCGCCGAGTTGCGCCATGCAGAGGGGCTGTTGTTCTATCGTCGGTGGCGCGATGCCGATCTGGCCCGCGCCGAGGCTGACGATCTGTTGCGCGCGCGTCTCAAACAAGCCGCCGAGGCCGAACGTCTCGCGCGCGAAGCGACAAAACAGCGCGAGACACGCGAGGCCGCTCTGCCGCCCTTGCGCGAGGAAGAGGCGATTGCGGGTGCCATATTGCAACGCTTGACCGTCGAGCGCGATCAGCTGACCGAGGAAGAGACCCGCGCCAAAGATATGATCGAAACCCTCTCGCGCCGTATCGACCAATTGGTGGCCGACATGGCCCGCGAGGAGCAGCTAAACAAAGACGCCGGCGAAACCATCGACCGTCTCGAATGGGAACAGCGCGAATTGCAAAAGGCGTCCGAGGGTCACGGTCCGCGATTGGAACGCGCCGCCCTTGCCGCCACTGAAGCGAATGAAATCCTGCAAGACCGCGAAACGCAGTTGTCGGAGATGACCGAGGATGTGGCGCGTTTGGCCGCGCGTCATCAATCTGCCAACCGTCTGGTTGAGGATAATCGTAAAACGCTGGATCGTGGGCGCGGTGAGGCGGACCGCGCACGCGCGGCCGTTGAGGATGCAAAAGCGACCCAGTTGCGCGCTGCGGCGGCACTGATCGACGCGACCGCCGCACAAGAGGCGGCAACGCGGCGTGCGGCTGAAACCGAGGCCGCTCTCATCGCCGCCGATGATGCACGCACCGAAACACACACGCGCGAAAGTCTGGCACGCTCCGCCCGTTCCGAGGCCGAAGGCGAAGTGAATGCCCTCAAAGCCGAAGTTGCCGCCCTTGCCAAAATGCTCGACCGCGATCAAATCGCAGGCACACAAGTGCTTGACCTCATCAAGGTAAAGTCGGGCTATGAAAAGGCGCTTGGTGCCGCGCTTGCCGACGAATTGCGCCAACCCGCGATTGAGGCTTATCAGGCATCAGGCTGGGTCACCTTGCCCGATTATCCCGACGAACAAGACCTGCCAATGGGCGTCGAGCCGCTCCACGATTACGTAGATGCCCCCGCCGTTTTGTCGCGCCGCATCGGTCAGGTTGGACTGGTCAAGGCCGAGGATGGCGCGCGGCTTCAATCCGATCTCGAACCGGGTCAACGGCTTGTCTCCGTCGAGGGCGATATGTGGCGATGGGACGGCTACCGCGCAGGGGCCGAGGACGCGCCCTCCGCCGCAGCCCTGCGCCTACAACAACTCAATCGCCTCGAAGTTCTCAAACAAGAGTTGGTGACCGAGGAGGCAAAAGCCGCAGGCGCAATTCAGGCCCACGAGCATCTCAAAGCCGAACTGACGCGTCTCACCGAGGTCGACAAAGCCGCACGTGATGCCCGCCGCGATGCGGATCGTGCGCTATCAGATGTCGCACGTGCGCTATCGCGAGCCGAGAATGAAAAATCGCTGGCTGAGGGCAAAGTGGAAAACCTTGGCCTCGCTGTGTCGCGCCATGACGAAGAGGCGCGTGCGGCGCAAACCCGTCTGGATGAGGCGCAGGGCGCACTCTCACAATTGCCTGATTTGCAATCCGCCCGTGACACGATCGAAGAGATTAAACTGACCGTTGAGGCCGCGCGGATCACCATGATGAGCAAACGATCCTCACATGACGAAATGCGCCGCGAGGGCGAGGCACGCACCCGCCGTAGCCAAGAGGTGATCAAGGAACTTTCGGGGTGGCGTCATCGTCTTGAAACCGCTGAAAAACGGATCTCCGAGTTAAACGACCGCAAAGAGGCGTCTGAAACCGAATTACATGATGCTGGTGCACAACCGGCTGAGATTGCACGGCGCAGAGATGCTTTGATGAGCAAAATTGATGAGGCTGAAACCCGCCGCAAAGCCTCCGCTGATGCATTGGCCTTAGCCGAAACTACGCTACGCGATGGGGTGAACGCCGAACGTGAGGCTGAGCGCGTGGCCTCTGATGCCCGCGAGGCACGCGCGGCCGCCGAGGCGCGCCGTGACGCCGCGCGTGAAACCGTTGAGGCGGCGGTCGAACGTATCCGCGAGGAATTGGAGACAACACCCGATGCGCTCCTCCAAGAGTTGGCGGTTGATCCCGACAAAATCCCGAGCCACGATGCAATCGAGGTGGACGTGAACCGCCTTAAACGTCTGCGTGATAGCCTTGGTGCGGTGAACCTGCGCGCCGAGGAAGATAGCGAAGAGGTCCGTGTTGAACACGACACCCTCGTGACCGAAAAGCAGGACCTCGAAGAGGCGATAAAGACCCTGCGCAGCGGTATTTCCGCCCTCAACAAAGAGGGGCGTGAACGGCTTTTGACCGCCTTTGAGCAGGTCAACGAAAGCTTTGGCAACCTGTTCAAACATCTGTTTGGTGGTGGTGAGGCCAAGCTGGCTTTGGTCGAAAGTGACGATCCCTTGGACGCCGGCCTCGAAATTCTGTGTCAGCCGCCGGGCAAAAAACTCTCCACCCTGTCGCTTTTGTCAGGGGGCGAACAAACGCTCACCGCCCTTGCGCTGATCTTTGCCGTGTTCCTTGCCAACCCCGCGCCGATCTGTGTGCTCGACGAGGTCGACGCGCCACTGGACGATGCCAACGTGACGCGGTTCTGCGATATGCTCGACGAGATGACGCGCCAGACCGACACACGGTTTTTGATCATCACGCACCACGCCGTCACCATGGCCCGTATGGACCGCCTTTATGGCGTGACGATGCAGGAACAGGGCGTCAGCCAACTGGTCTCCGTCGACCTCAAAAAGGCCGAACAAATGGTGGCGTAA
- a CDS encoding DUF1636 family protein encodes MTTWITICETCKRDDWAARGMEHTDGELLAAEIETRAGAAGVKTRRVACTMGCERACNIIVQGEDETGTAKMGYSLGKFDGTAEDAAAIVEYAALHAASPTGQVPFRTWPQGVKGHFVSRHLPLPTESDT; translated from the coding sequence ATGACAACATGGATCACAATTTGCGAAACCTGTAAGCGCGACGATTGGGCCGCGCGAGGCATGGAGCACACGGACGGCGAATTGCTCGCCGCCGAGATTGAAACACGCGCTGGCGCGGCGGGGGTCAAAACCCGCCGCGTGGCCTGTACGATGGGGTGTGAGCGCGCTTGCAACATCATCGTCCAAGGTGAGGATGAGACGGGCACGGCCAAGATGGGCTATAGCTTGGGCAAGTTTGATGGCACGGCTGAGGACGCCGCCGCAATCGTCGAATACGCCGCACTGCACGCCGCATCCCCCACGGGACAAGTTCCGTTTCGCACGTGGCCACAAGGGGTAAAGGGACATTTCGTGTCGCGCCACCTGCCACTGCCGACCGAGAGCGACACATGA
- a CDS encoding GNAT family N-acetyltransferase, which produces MIIVELGHPLDPQPAALLAQAQALQAEIYDAEHNHALPTDALAADDVRFFIAREGDVVLGVGAFKIYSTYGEVKSMFTSPDGRGKGIAAALMRAVEDTARAEGLSALKLETGDELDAACRLYERHGFTRCGAFGDYENNGVSVFYEKAL; this is translated from the coding sequence ATGATCATTGTCGAGCTCGGACATCCGCTTGACCCGCAACCTGCCGCACTCTTGGCGCAGGCACAGGCGTTGCAGGCGGAGATTTATGACGCCGAACACAATCACGCCTTGCCCACAGATGCGCTTGCCGCCGATGACGTGCGGTTTTTCATCGCGCGTGAGGGGGATGTGGTTTTGGGCGTTGGTGCGTTTAAAATCTACAGCACCTACGGCGAAGTGAAATCGATGTTCACATCGCCAGACGGTCGCGGCAAAGGCATCGCTGCCGCCCTCATGCGGGCGGTCGAGGACACGGCCCGCGCCGAAGGATTGAGCGCGTTAAAATTGGAGACAGGCGACGAGTTGGACGCCGCCTGTCGTCTGTATGAACGCCACGGGTTCACCCGCTGCGGGGCCTTTGGCGATTACGAGAACAACGGCGTCTCCGTGTTCTACGAAAAGGCGCTTTAG
- a CDS encoding energy-coupling factor ABC transporter permease has protein sequence MHIEPGLVTGAKLALSVVTAVGAAGFTVKHAWQAVKESGVTSLAARSALAMIATVFAFQVLPHAPAGVSEVHFIFGSTLFLLFGAAPAAIGLALGLLAQGMIVEPIDLPQYGMNVTTLLVPMFAIKMVADRIIAPNTAYADVTYKQALALSTTYQAGVVAWVGFWVTYGHGFAAMGEIATFGAAYLAVIAIEPFVDLAVLAGAKTLKGLGRTGLVSPRTFNAA, from the coding sequence ATGCATATCGAACCCGGACTCGTAACTGGCGCGAAACTCGCCCTATCTGTTGTCACAGCTGTTGGCGCGGCGGGCTTTACCGTCAAGCACGCATGGCAGGCTGTCAAAGAAAGCGGCGTCACATCGCTCGCGGCACGTTCCGCACTGGCCATGATCGCCACTGTGTTCGCATTCCAAGTGTTGCCCCACGCCCCTGCGGGTGTCTCGGAAGTTCACTTCATCTTTGGCTCAACGCTGTTCTTGCTGTTCGGAGCGGCCCCTGCGGCGATCGGTCTGGCACTTGGCCTGTTGGCTCAAGGGATGATTGTCGAGCCGATTGACCTGCCGCAATACGGCATGAACGTCACAACGCTTCTCGTTCCGATGTTTGCAATCAAAATGGTTGCGGACCGGATCATTGCGCCAAACACGGCCTATGCGGACGTGACCTACAAACAGGCCCTCGCGCTGTCCACCACGTACCAAGCGGGCGTTGTAGCATGGGTTGGCTTTTGGGTCACGTATGGCCACGGGTTTGCCGCTATGGGTGAGATCGCCACATTTGGGGCGGCCTACCTTGCCGTGATCGCCATCGAGCCGTTCGTCGACCTCGCTGTGCTTGCGGGTGCGAAAACGCTCAAGGGTCTGGGCCGCACCGGTCTTGTGTCGCCGCGCACGTTCAACGCCGCGTAA